The Cinclus cinclus chromosome 28, bCinCin1.1, whole genome shotgun sequence genome window below encodes:
- the SF3A2 gene encoding splicing factor 3A subunit 2 isoform X2, whose product MRRGRSRAARRLPFSPGGAEAQKCPPWISSTALGVKRAAGAWPRPRRATGTGGSGCGSWPWKPSTSTRARRAAKEAKEAPAQPAPEKVKVEVKKFVKIGRPGYKVTKQRDPETGQQSLLFQIDYPEIAESIMPRHRFMSAYEQRIEPPDRRWQYLLMAAEPYETIAFKVPSREIDKAEGKFWTHWNRETKQFFLQFHFKMEKPPAPPNLPPGPPTVKRPPPPPLMNGLPPRPPLPDSMPPPPPGGMALPPMPPSGPVPPPPVPPQLPPAPGVPPPAPLPPMMRPPLPTEGPGTIPPPPPSN is encoded by the exons ATGCGCCGGGGCCGGAGTAGGGCCGCGCGCAG actccccttttctccaggaggAGCTGAAGCCCAGAAGTGCCCACCATGGATTTCCAGCACCGCCCTGGGGGTAAAACGGGCAGCGGGGGCGTGGCCTCGGCCTCGGAGAGCAACCGGGACCGGCGGGAGCGGCTGCGGCAGCTGGCCCTGGAAACCATCGACATCAACAAG GGCCCGACGAGCTGCCAAGGAAGCCAAGGaagcccctgcccagcctgccccaGAGAAGGTCAAAGTGGAAGTGAAGAAATTTGTGAAAATTGGGCGTCCAGGCTACAAAG tgaCCAAACAGAGAGACCCAGAAACAGGCCAacagagccttctcttccag ATCGATTACCCTGAGATAGCTGAGAGCATCATGCCCCGGCACCGCTTCATGTCAGCCTACGAGCAGCGCATCGAGCCCCCGGACCGGCGCTGGCAGTACCTGCTGATGGCAGCAGAGCCCTACGAGACCATCGCCTTCAAG GTGCCAAGCAGAGAAATTGATAAAGCAGAGGGAAAGTTTTGGACTCACTGGAACAGAGAAACTAAACAG ttcttCCTTCAATTCCACTTCAAGATGGAGaagcccccagcccccccaaaCCTCCCTCCAGGACCCCCGACCGTCAAGCGgccgccgccccctcccctaATGAACGGGCTGCCCCCACGGCCCCCCCTGCCCGACTCCatgcccccccctccccctggGGGCATGGCCCTGCCCCCCATGCCCCCCTCTGGGCCGGTGCCACCCCCACCAGTGcccccccagctgcccccagctcccGGGGTgccccctcctgctcccctgccCCCCATGATGCGGCCGCCGCTCCCCACGGAGGGGCCGGGCAccatcccccctccccctccctccaacTGA
- the SF3A2 gene encoding splicing factor 3A subunit 2 isoform X1 — MDFQHRPGGKTGSGGVASASESNRDRRERLRQLALETIDINKDPYFMKNHLGSYECKLCLTLHNNEGSYLAHTQGKKHQTNLARRAAKEAKEAPAQPAPEKVKVEVKKFVKIGRPGYKVTKQRDPETGQQSLLFQIDYPEIAESIMPRHRFMSAYEQRIEPPDRRWQYLLMAAEPYETIAFKVPSREIDKAEGKFWTHWNRETKQFFLQFHFKMEKPPAPPNLPPGPPTVKRPPPPPLMNGLPPRPPLPDSMPPPPPGGMALPPMPPSGPVPPPPVPPQLPPAPGVPPPAPLPPMMRPPLPTEGPGTIPPPPPSN, encoded by the exons ATGGATTTCCAGCACCGCCCTGGGGGTAAAACGGGCAGCGGGGGCGTGGCCTCGGCCTCGGAGAGCAACCGGGACCGGCGGGAGCGGCTGCGGCAGCTGGCCCTGGAAACCATCGACATCAACAAG GACCCCTATTTTATGAAAAATCATCTGGGCTCCTACGAGTGCAAGCTTTGCCTGACGCTCCACAACAATGAG GGCAGTTACTTAGCACATACCCAGGGGAAGAAGCATCAGACCAATTT GGCCCGACGAGCTGCCAAGGAAGCCAAGGaagcccctgcccagcctgccccaGAGAAGGTCAAAGTGGAAGTGAAGAAATTTGTGAAAATTGGGCGTCCAGGCTACAAAG tgaCCAAACAGAGAGACCCAGAAACAGGCCAacagagccttctcttccag ATCGATTACCCTGAGATAGCTGAGAGCATCATGCCCCGGCACCGCTTCATGTCAGCCTACGAGCAGCGCATCGAGCCCCCGGACCGGCGCTGGCAGTACCTGCTGATGGCAGCAGAGCCCTACGAGACCATCGCCTTCAAG GTGCCAAGCAGAGAAATTGATAAAGCAGAGGGAAAGTTTTGGACTCACTGGAACAGAGAAACTAAACAG ttcttCCTTCAATTCCACTTCAAGATGGAGaagcccccagcccccccaaaCCTCCCTCCAGGACCCCCGACCGTCAAGCGgccgccgccccctcccctaATGAACGGGCTGCCCCCACGGCCCCCCCTGCCCGACTCCatgcccccccctccccctggGGGCATGGCCCTGCCCCCCATGCCCCCCTCTGGGCCGGTGCCACCCCCACCAGTGcccccccagctgcccccagctcccGGGGTgccccctcctgctcccctgccCCCCATGATGCGGCCGCCGCTCCCCACGGAGGGGCCGGGCAccatcccccctccccctccctccaacTGA
- the SF3A2 gene encoding splicing factor 3A subunit 2 isoform X3, with translation MDFQHRPGGKTGSGGVASASESNRDRRERLRQLALETIDINKDPYFMKNHLGSYECKLCLTLHNNEGSYLAHTQGKKHQTNLARRAAKEAKEAPAQPAPEKVKVEVKKFVKIGRPGYKVTKQRDPETGQQSLLFQIDYPEIAESIMPRHRFMSAYEQRIEPPDRRWQYLLMAAEPYETIAFKFFLQFHFKMEKPPAPPNLPPGPPTVKRPPPPPLMNGLPPRPPLPDSMPPPPPGGMALPPMPPSGPVPPPPVPPQLPPAPGVPPPAPLPPMMRPPLPTEGPGTIPPPPPSN, from the exons ATGGATTTCCAGCACCGCCCTGGGGGTAAAACGGGCAGCGGGGGCGTGGCCTCGGCCTCGGAGAGCAACCGGGACCGGCGGGAGCGGCTGCGGCAGCTGGCCCTGGAAACCATCGACATCAACAAG GACCCCTATTTTATGAAAAATCATCTGGGCTCCTACGAGTGCAAGCTTTGCCTGACGCTCCACAACAATGAG GGCAGTTACTTAGCACATACCCAGGGGAAGAAGCATCAGACCAATTT GGCCCGACGAGCTGCCAAGGAAGCCAAGGaagcccctgcccagcctgccccaGAGAAGGTCAAAGTGGAAGTGAAGAAATTTGTGAAAATTGGGCGTCCAGGCTACAAAG tgaCCAAACAGAGAGACCCAGAAACAGGCCAacagagccttctcttccag ATCGATTACCCTGAGATAGCTGAGAGCATCATGCCCCGGCACCGCTTCATGTCAGCCTACGAGCAGCGCATCGAGCCCCCGGACCGGCGCTGGCAGTACCTGCTGATGGCAGCAGAGCCCTACGAGACCATCGCCTTCAAG ttcttCCTTCAATTCCACTTCAAGATGGAGaagcccccagcccccccaaaCCTCCCTCCAGGACCCCCGACCGTCAAGCGgccgccgccccctcccctaATGAACGGGCTGCCCCCACGGCCCCCCCTGCCCGACTCCatgcccccccctccccctggGGGCATGGCCCTGCCCCCCATGCCCCCCTCTGGGCCGGTGCCACCCCCACCAGTGcccccccagctgcccccagctcccGGGGTgccccctcctgctcccctgccCCCCATGATGCGGCCGCCGCTCCCCACGGAGGGGCCGGGCAccatcccccctccccctccctccaacTGA